Proteins from a genomic interval of Burkholderia cepacia GG4:
- a CDS encoding M1 family metallopeptidase produces MSINIHKMRYLPLVAALALAGCGGDDSGVGSASALSSAGAPHSGSSPAANTPPSAPQPAASNVDKSVSPVELPDTVVPVNYRLWFRPNDALNAFDGRADVEIKVLKPVNNIVIAGHRIKFTNGRITLQPGNIQLIATPQDKGDFYQLRPVSGTIAPGNYSLHMEWSGIINFKSYDDPVNQTGGSCGNDPYPGCSAAEGVFRVDLKGTDGKTSGAILTQGETNLSRQWFPGWDEPAFRPTYEVTAEVPQSWRVVSNAAEKPSTNVGGGYKLVQFEKTPPMPSYLLFFGGGLFDTYEDDFSSPLPGGKGGLHLRVFTPPGMSDWAKPAMDRTKQALDFYYRYTGIPLPLTKFDTVAANDAFKEQKDLNFGGMENWGSILEFADDILPQPGQPMSRYGNEVLTHEVAHQWFGDLVTADWWDNVWLNESFATFFETKTTIQFFPDQFSWLDQVKNKYRVINRDIGPNAFPVAPNFNDWASNDFVLSASAFTYDKGGHVLKTLENYLGEQTLRRGLQQYLVDYSFGNGTPRRLWDALSKESGQAIGAIGDSYVRQTGVPLISLDTQCDMTKNQTVVTLKQQPFPNKNAYPGLQWTVPITLAYGQGLAKHTTLALKDTQTQTRIDGCTGVVADPTGLDYYVVNYSDAAWSGLLTQVNGSTDPVLLANLKSEAALLVANNLAPASRSTSIGSVASPAAMKLRQTPSFDGIVPTVKERPSLRYQGMFKPRKTVAQ; encoded by the coding sequence ATGTCGATCAACATTCACAAGATGCGTTATCTGCCGCTCGTTGCCGCGCTCGCACTCGCCGGGTGCGGCGGCGACGACAGTGGCGTGGGCTCGGCTTCCGCGCTCAGTTCCGCCGGCGCGCCGCACTCGGGCTCGTCGCCCGCCGCCAACACGCCACCGAGCGCACCTCAGCCAGCCGCATCCAACGTCGACAAGAGCGTATCGCCTGTCGAGCTGCCGGACACCGTGGTACCGGTCAACTACCGGCTGTGGTTCCGCCCGAACGACGCGCTGAACGCGTTTGACGGGCGTGCGGACGTCGAGATCAAGGTGCTGAAGCCGGTCAACAACATCGTGATCGCCGGCCACCGGATCAAGTTCACGAACGGCCGCATCACGCTGCAGCCGGGCAACATCCAGCTGATCGCGACGCCGCAGGACAAGGGCGACTTCTACCAGCTGCGCCCCGTGAGCGGCACGATCGCGCCGGGCAACTATTCGCTGCACATGGAGTGGTCGGGCATCATCAACTTCAAGTCGTATGACGATCCGGTCAACCAGACCGGCGGCAGTTGCGGCAACGATCCGTATCCGGGCTGCTCGGCCGCGGAAGGCGTGTTCCGGGTCGACCTGAAGGGCACCGACGGCAAGACGAGCGGCGCGATCCTCACGCAGGGCGAAACCAACCTGTCGCGCCAATGGTTCCCGGGCTGGGACGAACCGGCGTTCCGTCCGACCTATGAAGTAACGGCCGAAGTGCCGCAGAGCTGGCGCGTCGTGTCGAACGCGGCCGAGAAACCGTCGACCAACGTCGGCGGCGGCTACAAGCTCGTGCAGTTCGAGAAGACCCCGCCGATGCCGTCGTACCTGCTGTTCTTCGGCGGCGGTCTGTTCGATACCTACGAGGACGACTTCTCGAGCCCGCTGCCGGGCGGCAAGGGCGGCCTGCACCTGCGCGTGTTCACGCCGCCGGGCATGAGCGACTGGGCGAAGCCGGCGATGGACCGCACCAAGCAGGCGCTCGACTTCTATTACCGCTACACCGGCATCCCGCTGCCGCTGACGAAGTTCGATACGGTCGCCGCGAACGACGCGTTCAAGGAACAGAAGGACCTGAACTTCGGCGGGATGGAAAACTGGGGGTCGATCCTCGAGTTCGCCGACGACATCCTGCCGCAGCCGGGCCAGCCGATGTCGCGTTACGGTAACGAGGTGCTGACGCACGAAGTCGCGCACCAGTGGTTCGGCGATCTCGTCACGGCCGACTGGTGGGACAACGTCTGGCTCAACGAGTCGTTCGCGACGTTCTTCGAAACCAAGACGACGATCCAGTTCTTCCCCGACCAGTTCAGCTGGCTCGACCAGGTGAAGAACAAGTACCGCGTGATCAACCGCGACATCGGCCCGAACGCGTTCCCGGTCGCGCCGAACTTCAACGACTGGGCGTCGAACGACTTCGTGCTGAGCGCGAGCGCATTCACGTACGACAAGGGCGGCCATGTGCTGAAGACGCTCGAGAACTATCTCGGCGAGCAGACATTGCGCCGGGGCCTGCAGCAATACCTGGTCGACTACTCGTTCGGCAACGGCACGCCGAGGCGTCTGTGGGATGCACTGTCGAAGGAAAGCGGCCAGGCGATCGGCGCGATCGGCGACAGCTATGTGCGTCAGACGGGCGTGCCGCTGATCTCGCTCGACACGCAGTGCGACATGACGAAGAACCAGACGGTCGTCACGCTGAAACAGCAACCGTTCCCGAACAAGAACGCGTATCCGGGCCTGCAGTGGACGGTGCCGATCACGCTCGCGTACGGCCAGGGTCTCGCGAAACACACGACGCTCGCGCTGAAGGATACGCAGACGCAGACGCGGATCGACGGCTGCACGGGCGTGGTCGCGGATCCGACCGGTCTCGACTACTACGTCGTGAACTACAGCGACGCCGCGTGGAGCGGCCTGCTCACGCAGGTCAACGGCTCGACCGATCCGGTGCTGCTCGCGAACCTGAAGAGCGAAGCCGCGCTGCTCGTCGCGAACAACCTCGCGCCGGCTTCGCGTTCGACGTCGATCGGCTCGGTCGCTTCGCCGGCCGCGATGAAGCTGCGTCAGACGCCGAGCTTCGACGGCATCGTGCCGACGGTGAAGGAACGTCCGTCGCTGCGCTACCAGGGCATGTTCAAGCCGCGCAAGACGGTGGCTCAGTAA
- a CDS encoding transporter, whose translation MDLIVQTYGADTSGMVCGFRFVPGGSGAMLDADAAAAWLRTCRERDAAASDDFVWLHFNLAHGASERWMRTHLGLPDSFFEFLHEGSRSTRIEQEDGALRAIVNDVMFNLELTPSEIATLFVHVERRIMVTARLKPLRSVDTLRACVRDGEQFRSPTELLVHLLHDQADLLIQIMRRTSVDVDRIEDRFLSQRLTSNRVELGAMRRTLTRLQRMLAPEPGSIFRLLAKPPAWLHPEDVQELRESTEAFSLVLADLSGLNERIKLLQEEIGSRLDEQNNRTLFTLTLVTVIALPINIVAGFFGMNVGGVPFSENKHGFWLMVLLVAGFTALAAWWAFRRRNDR comes from the coding sequence ATGGACCTGATCGTACAGACTTACGGTGCCGATACGTCCGGCATGGTGTGCGGATTCCGCTTCGTTCCGGGCGGGTCGGGCGCGATGCTCGATGCCGACGCGGCCGCCGCATGGCTGCGCACGTGCCGCGAGCGCGATGCGGCCGCATCGGACGACTTCGTCTGGCTGCACTTCAACCTCGCGCACGGCGCGAGCGAGCGCTGGATGCGCACGCACCTCGGGCTGCCTGACAGCTTCTTCGAATTTCTTCACGAAGGGTCGCGCTCGACGCGCATCGAGCAGGAGGACGGCGCGTTGCGCGCGATCGTCAACGACGTGATGTTCAACCTCGAACTGACGCCGTCGGAAATCGCGACGCTGTTCGTCCACGTCGAGCGGCGCATCATGGTCACCGCGCGGCTCAAGCCGTTGCGCTCGGTCGACACGCTGCGCGCATGCGTGCGCGACGGCGAGCAGTTCCGGTCGCCGACCGAACTGCTCGTGCACCTGCTGCACGACCAGGCCGACCTGCTGATCCAGATCATGCGACGCACGAGCGTCGACGTCGACCGCATCGAGGATCGCTTCCTGTCGCAACGGCTTACGTCGAACCGCGTCGAGCTCGGCGCGATGCGCCGCACGCTGACGCGGCTGCAGCGCATGCTGGCGCCCGAGCCCGGTTCGATCTTCCGGTTGCTCGCCAAGCCGCCCGCGTGGCTGCATCCCGAGGACGTGCAGGAATTGCGCGAGTCGACCGAAGCGTTCTCGCTGGTGCTCGCCGATCTGTCAGGACTCAACGAGCGAATCAAGTTGCTGCAGGAAGAGATCGGCTCGCGGCTCGACGAGCAGAACAACCGGACGCTGTTCACGCTGACGCTCGTGACCGTGATCGCGCTGCCGATCAACATCGTCGCGGGCTTCTTCGGGATGAACGTCGGCGGCGTGCCGTTCTCGGAAAACAAGCACGGGTTCTGGCTGATGGTGCTGCTGGTTGCGGGCTTCACCGCGCTCGCCGCGTGGTGGGCGTTTCGCCGCCGCAACGATCGCTAG
- a CDS encoding M15 family metallopeptidase, whose translation MIAVALVAYFALAVAVAALLLLPGIRATVFESVAEFHGRLTRRANDRAARTRSQIVKSATVTRSALSDAQNLLIRRRLMIMVSAGILATPPLVAIALRGRQLFQYDDTARVPDEKIAALLQGEQLVPPPPLPPEVFATKEVEQVRPALKDASRDWNLLDPDFRTRLLLVYKIMHEQYGYEMALLEGYRSPERQNRLAQMGTNVTNAAAFQSYHQFGLAADNAFLRDGKLVISEKDPWAMRGYQLYGQVAEQVGLTWGGRWKMMDLGHVEYHKPGFKLGRGS comes from the coding sequence TTGATTGCCGTCGCACTCGTCGCCTATTTCGCCCTTGCCGTCGCGGTTGCGGCACTGTTGCTTTTACCGGGTATCCGCGCGACCGTTTTCGAATCCGTCGCCGAGTTTCACGGCCGTCTAACGCGCCGTGCGAACGATCGCGCCGCGCGCACGCGAAGTCAGATTGTTAAATCGGCAACCGTTACGCGCAGCGCATTAAGTGACGCGCAAAATTTACTGATTCGGCGGCGCTTGATGATTATGGTGTCGGCAGGTATTCTTGCGACGCCGCCATTGGTGGCCATTGCGTTACGCGGTCGGCAATTGTTTCAGTACGACGACACGGCGCGCGTGCCCGACGAGAAGATCGCCGCGCTGCTGCAGGGCGAGCAGCTCGTGCCGCCCCCGCCGTTGCCGCCGGAAGTCTTTGCCACGAAGGAAGTCGAACAGGTGCGGCCGGCGCTGAAGGACGCGAGCCGCGACTGGAACCTGCTGGATCCCGATTTCCGTACGCGTTTGCTGCTGGTCTACAAGATCATGCACGAACAATATGGTTATGAAATGGCGCTGCTGGAAGGTTATCGGAGTCCGGAACGCCAGAACCGGCTCGCGCAGATGGGCACCAACGTGACCAATGCGGCAGCGTTCCAGAGTTATCACCAGTTCGGGCTCGCGGCCGACAATGCGTTCTTGCGCGACGGCAAGCTGGTCATTTCCGAGAAAGATCCCTGGGCGATGCGCGGCTACCAGTTGTACGGACAGGTTGCCGAACAGGTCGGCCTGACCTGGGGTGGCCGCTGGAAAATGATGGATCTCGGGCACGTGGAATACCATAAACCCGGTTTTAAACTGGGACGCGGCAGCTAG
- the tssM gene encoding type VI secretion system membrane subunit TssM, producing MQRILNVLTHPRTLSIVGIVALAAILFIVADMLQLPLLWAAIAFAAILALWLGVALWRRWRVKRANQQLGQVLEEQAETGKIAAPAAAALAPDAKTADLDVLRTRLSDAVKTIKTSKIGQVSGGSALYELPWYIVIGNPAAGKSSAVLNSGLQFPFADKNSAVIHGIGGTRNCDWFFTTEGILLDTAGRYSVHEEDRSEWLGFLGLLKRYRPKAPINGIIVTASIAELTGNRPEFAINLAKNLRQRVQELTEKLEVFAPVYVMFTKADLITGFTEFFSSSDKHEYDRVWGATLPYEPDDKRDVVAQFDTHFEELYEGLKEISIAQLSLSRGNQLSPGQLSFPLEFSTIKPSLRAFLATLFENNPFQYKPIFRGFYFTSALQEGETNSAAAQRIAHRFGLDANALPKPHSAFSKNGFFLRDLFSKVIFADRQTVRQFASPTKTRLRYATFFGFVAALALALGGWTWSTIGNQQLVANVQADLDNVTRLQQGRNDLQSRLQAMDILEDRIEQLEQFRRDKPVSVSLGLYQGDRLEQHLLTEYYNGVRQILLAPVSQNLASFMKDVNAHPEQLVPMTRPPESGAVQGGALPVSTNPPGAAPLAAAAPGASAATAAAPQAPAAPQGGLYSDASPTNVQDAYNALKTYLMLSDKRHVEQAHLTDQLARFWRGWLETNRGNMPRDEMIKSAERMISFYLARVNDNDWPMIDANLALVDQTRENLRRVVRGMPARQRVYEEIKARASTRFAPMTIARIVGDGNQALIAGSYAIPGTFTREAWFDYVQPAIRDAATKELQAKDWVLNTSTQDDLTLEGSPEQIQKTLVGMYKTEYAQHWQKFMQGIAVQGFSSFGQAVDGMNRLGDPQDSPIRKVLETAYDQTSWDNPSLANVAIKKAQTGVVNWVKQLFTRSPAGQVAAANIDINGNPAEVPMGPIGQEFIGLARIVATHDGTSMLKGYMDTLSKVRTRFNVIKNQGDPGPGARQLMQQTLDGNGSELADSLKFVDEQMLTGLTDSQRKSLRPLLVRPLMQAFSVVIQPASAEVNKVWNAQVYQPFQNSLATKYPFAANAKVEAGAGEIAQVFGPDGSIAKFVGSTLGPLAVRRGDTLAARTWGDMGIGLTPDFTNGFARWVAPLAGGAAGGAAAAAEPQTVFQILPQPSTGTTEYTVAIDGQQLRYRNTPPQWTNFVWPNPQGSPGATLSATTFDGRTVQLVNEPGRYGLEKLINSAQRKRRPDGTFDLTWVQGSVNVSVTMRIISTSQPTGGGGDQPQQQSLRGLQLPSSVADASAGAAQNATQAGTGAPAAAPAVTAATATNAQEAQ from the coding sequence ATGCAACGCATCCTCAACGTGCTGACTCATCCGCGTACGCTCTCGATTGTCGGGATCGTCGCGCTAGCGGCGATTCTCTTCATCGTCGCCGACATGCTGCAGCTGCCGCTCCTGTGGGCGGCGATCGCCTTCGCGGCGATCCTCGCGCTGTGGCTCGGCGTCGCGTTGTGGCGCCGCTGGCGCGTGAAGCGCGCGAACCAGCAGCTCGGCCAGGTGCTGGAAGAGCAGGCGGAAACCGGCAAAATCGCCGCGCCGGCTGCGGCCGCCCTCGCCCCCGACGCGAAAACGGCCGACCTCGACGTGCTGCGCACGCGCCTGTCCGACGCGGTGAAGACGATCAAGACGTCGAAGATCGGCCAGGTGTCGGGCGGCTCCGCGCTGTACGAACTGCCGTGGTACATCGTGATCGGCAACCCCGCCGCGGGCAAGAGCAGCGCGGTGCTCAATTCCGGCCTGCAGTTCCCGTTCGCGGACAAGAACAGCGCCGTGATCCACGGCATCGGCGGCACGCGCAACTGCGACTGGTTCTTCACGACCGAAGGGATCCTGCTCGACACGGCCGGCCGCTATTCGGTGCACGAGGAAGACCGCAGCGAGTGGCTCGGCTTCCTCGGCCTGCTGAAGCGCTACCGGCCGAAGGCGCCGATCAACGGCATCATCGTCACCGCGAGCATCGCCGAACTCACCGGCAACCGCCCCGAATTTGCGATCAACCTCGCGAAAAACCTGCGTCAGCGCGTTCAGGAGCTGACCGAGAAGCTCGAGGTGTTCGCGCCGGTCTACGTGATGTTCACCAAGGCCGACCTGATCACCGGCTTCACCGAATTCTTCAGCAGCAGCGACAAGCACGAATACGACCGCGTGTGGGGCGCCACCCTGCCCTACGAGCCCGACGACAAGCGCGACGTGGTCGCGCAGTTCGACACGCACTTCGAGGAACTCTACGAAGGGCTGAAGGAAATCAGCATCGCGCAGCTGTCGCTGTCGCGCGGCAACCAGTTGTCACCGGGCCAGCTGAGCTTCCCGCTCGAATTCTCGACGATCAAGCCGTCGCTGCGCGCGTTCCTCGCGACGCTGTTCGAAAACAACCCGTTCCAGTACAAGCCGATCTTCCGCGGCTTCTACTTCACGAGCGCGCTGCAGGAAGGCGAAACCAACAGCGCTGCCGCGCAGCGCATCGCGCACCGCTTCGGCCTCGACGCGAACGCGCTGCCGAAGCCGCACAGCGCGTTCTCGAAGAACGGCTTCTTCCTGCGCGACCTGTTCTCGAAGGTGATCTTCGCCGACCGTCAGACCGTGCGCCAGTTCGCGAGCCCGACCAAGACACGGCTGCGCTACGCGACCTTCTTCGGCTTCGTCGCCGCACTCGCGCTTGCGCTCGGCGGCTGGACCTGGTCGACCATCGGCAACCAGCAGCTCGTCGCGAACGTACAGGCCGACCTCGACAACGTCACGCGCCTGCAGCAGGGCCGCAACGACCTGCAGTCGCGCCTGCAGGCGATGGACATCCTCGAGGACCGGATCGAGCAGCTCGAGCAGTTCCGCCGCGACAAGCCGGTGTCGGTGTCGCTCGGCCTGTACCAGGGCGACCGTCTCGAGCAGCATCTGCTGACCGAGTACTACAACGGCGTACGCCAGATCCTGCTGGCACCGGTCTCGCAGAACCTCGCATCGTTCATGAAGGACGTGAACGCGCACCCCGAACAGCTCGTGCCGATGACGCGCCCGCCCGAATCGGGCGCCGTGCAGGGCGGCGCGCTGCCGGTCTCGACGAACCCGCCGGGCGCCGCACCGCTCGCCGCTGCCGCACCAGGCGCATCCGCCGCGACGGCCGCCGCGCCGCAAGCGCCGGCCGCGCCGCAAGGCGGGCTGTACAGCGACGCCTCGCCGACCAACGTGCAGGACGCGTACAACGCGCTGAAAACCTACCTGATGCTGTCCGACAAGCGTCACGTCGAGCAGGCGCACCTGACCGACCAGCTCGCGCGCTTCTGGCGCGGCTGGCTCGAGACGAATCGCGGCAACATGCCGCGCGACGAGATGATCAAGAGCGCCGAGCGCATGATCTCGTTCTATCTCGCCCGCGTGAACGACAACGACTGGCCGATGATCGACGCGAACCTCGCGCTCGTCGACCAGACCCGCGAGAACCTGCGCCGCGTCGTGCGCGGGATGCCGGCCCGCCAGCGCGTCTACGAGGAAATCAAGGCACGTGCGTCGACCCGCTTCGCGCCGATGACCATCGCGCGCATCGTCGGCGACGGCAACCAGGCGCTGATCGCCGGCAGCTATGCGATCCCGGGCACCTTCACGCGCGAAGCGTGGTTCGACTACGTGCAGCCGGCGATCCGTGACGCCGCGACCAAGGAACTGCAGGCGAAGGACTGGGTGCTGAACACCTCGACGCAGGACGACCTGACGCTGGAAGGCAGCCCCGAGCAGATCCAGAAGACGCTCGTCGGCATGTACAAGACCGAGTACGCGCAGCACTGGCAGAAGTTCATGCAGGGCATCGCGGTGCAGGGCTTCAGCAGCTTCGGCCAGGCCGTCGACGGGATGAACCGCCTCGGCGACCCGCAGGATTCGCCGATCCGCAAGGTCCTCGAGACCGCGTACGACCAGACGTCGTGGGACAACCCGTCGCTCGCGAACGTGGCGATCAAGAAGGCGCAGACGGGTGTCGTGAACTGGGTCAAGCAGTTGTTCACGCGCTCGCCGGCCGGCCAGGTGGCGGCCGCGAACATCGACATCAACGGCAATCCGGCCGAGGTGCCGATGGGTCCGATCGGCCAGGAGTTCATCGGGCTCGCACGGATCGTCGCGACGCACGACGGCACGTCGATGCTCAAGGGCTACATGGACACGCTGTCGAAGGTCCGGACGCGCTTCAACGTGATCAAGAACCAGGGCGACCCCGGCCCCGGCGCGCGCCAGCTGATGCAGCAGACGCTCGACGGCAACGGCTCGGAACTCGCCGATTCGCTGAAGTTCGTCGACGAGCAGATGCTGACGGGCCTCACCGATTCGCAACGCAAGTCGCTGCGCCCGCTGCTGGTGCGGCCGCTGATGCAGGCGTTCTCGGTGGTGATCCAGCCGGCCAGCGCCGAAGTCAACAAGGTGTGGAACGCGCAGGTCTACCAGCCGTTCCAGAACTCGCTCGCGACCAAGTACCCGTTCGCGGCAAATGCGAAGGTCGAGGCCGGCGCCGGTGAAATCGCGCAGGTGTTCGGTCCGGACGGTTCGATCGCGAAGTTCGTCGGCTCGACGCTGGGCCCGCTCGCGGTGCGCCGCGGCGACACGCTCGCGGCCCGCACGTGGGGCGACATGGGCATCGGCCTCACGCCCGACTTCACGAACGGCTTCGCGCGCTGGGTCGCCCCGCTCGCCGGCGGTGCTGCAGGCGGCGCAGCCGCTGCGGCCGAACCGCAGACCGTGTTCCAGATCCTGCCGCAGCCGAGCACGGGCACGACCGAATACACGGTCGCGATCGACGGGCAGCAGCTGCGCTACCGCAACACGCCGCCGCAGTGGACCAACTTCGTGTGGCCGAACCCGCAGGGCTCGCCGGGCGCGACGCTGTCCGCGACGACCTTCGACGGCCGCACGGTGCAGCTCGTCAACGAGCCGGGCCGCTACGGTCTGGAGAAGCTGATCAACTCGGCGCAGCGCAAGCGCCGGCCGGACGGCACCTTCGACCTCACGTGGGTCCAGGGCAGCGTGAACGTGTCGGTGACGATGCGCATCATCAGCACGTCGCAGCCGACGGGCGGCGGCGGCGACCAGCCGCAGCAGCAGAGCCTGCGCGGCCTGCAGCTGCCGTCGTCGGTCGCCGACGCGAGCGCGGGCGCCGCGCAGAACGCGACGCAGGCCGGCACGGGCGCGCCGGCCGCAGCACCGGCCGTCACGGCCGCCACCGCAACGAATGCCCAGGAGGCGCAATGA
- the tagF gene encoding type VI secretion system-associated protein TagF, with the protein MTQTVQAQIAYFGKIPSRGDFVKSQHNPQLLQTLDRWIAQALELLAEDPRWKIVYEDAKPMHFAFLGSRSKLAIAGHMVASHDVSMRRFPFLGATALEVDRPLAFLARSPLAFARLWSRVAAQMPPLLAKDEPPGALQALGDTQVPIDVGGPGTSHDGTFNDFIEHQSLYGLQQMLLESGHPVRLRGAMLALGSLLRPVMQSGSSHIERGLTLPLPVDPFYRSLVAAFWLELVAPFVAQADFELAIFIGTIAERERLIIGFNGASSKTLLSVVDPQTYAAHNIDIDDPEWIDAHAQNDQQISKLVSYLDQPQLSLRVAIDAFREAFIGG; encoded by the coding sequence ATGACGCAAACCGTTCAGGCGCAGATCGCCTACTTCGGCAAGATTCCGTCGCGCGGCGACTTCGTGAAGAGCCAGCACAACCCGCAGCTGCTGCAGACGCTCGATCGCTGGATCGCGCAGGCGCTCGAACTGCTCGCGGAAGATCCGCGCTGGAAGATCGTCTACGAGGATGCGAAGCCGATGCATTTCGCGTTCCTCGGCTCGCGCAGCAAGCTCGCGATCGCGGGCCACATGGTCGCGAGCCATGACGTGTCGATGCGCCGCTTCCCGTTCCTCGGCGCGACCGCGCTCGAGGTCGACCGGCCGCTCGCGTTCCTCGCGCGCAGCCCGCTCGCGTTCGCGCGGCTGTGGTCGCGCGTCGCCGCGCAGATGCCGCCGCTGCTCGCGAAGGACGAACCGCCCGGCGCGCTGCAGGCGCTCGGCGACACGCAGGTGCCGATCGACGTCGGCGGCCCCGGCACGTCGCATGACGGCACCTTCAACGACTTCATCGAACACCAGTCGCTGTACGGCCTGCAGCAGATGCTGCTCGAAAGCGGCCATCCGGTGCGGCTGCGCGGCGCGATGCTCGCGCTCGGCTCGCTGCTGCGGCCCGTGATGCAAAGCGGCTCGTCGCACATCGAGCGCGGCCTCACGCTGCCGCTGCCGGTCGATCCGTTCTATCGCAGCCTCGTCGCCGCGTTCTGGCTCGAACTGGTCGCGCCGTTCGTCGCGCAGGCCGACTTCGAGCTCGCGATCTTCATCGGCACGATTGCCGAGCGCGAACGGCTGATCATCGGCTTCAACGGCGCGTCGTCGAAGACGCTGCTGAGCGTCGTCGATCCGCAAACCTACGCCGCCCACAACATCGACATCGACGATCCCGAGTGGATCGACGCCCATGCGCAAAACGATCAGCAGATCAGCAAGCTCGTCAGCTACCTCGACCAACCGCAACTCTCGCTGCGCGTCGCCATCGACGCGTTCCGCGAAGCGTTCATCGGAGGCTGA
- a CDS encoding OmpA family protein — translation MQRTIHVRLTRVSPFVAGLVTAGLIASGAAYAQNTGGATVTPVGNGTVATAALPANTNANPGTAPATASGTVVHGTAGTITPPPTNAAPGQVVVGGKVPDEATKAAVLQKLRDTYGAANVVDQIEVGDVATPPNWSANVQKLLGAQLKQISKGQLKINGTQIEMKGEVHNEAQRQQLASDMANTLNPTYTIRNGLRVSASEQGLLDQTLANRTIEFETGSATLTPQGRQILDQMAAALSKMQNRTVDIIGHTDNSGNRTSNIALSQARADAVKGYLITKSIPPQQMTTTGVGPDQPIAPNDTADGRARNRRIEFRVGQ, via the coding sequence ATGCAACGCACGATTCACGTCCGGCTCACGCGCGTCTCGCCCTTCGTTGCCGGCCTCGTCACCGCCGGCCTCATCGCCAGCGGTGCGGCCTACGCGCAGAACACGGGCGGCGCGACCGTCACGCCGGTCGGCAACGGCACGGTCGCGACCGCCGCCCTGCCCGCGAATACGAACGCGAACCCCGGCACCGCGCCGGCCACGGCATCGGGCACGGTGGTGCACGGCACCGCCGGCACGATCACGCCGCCGCCCACGAACGCGGCGCCCGGCCAGGTCGTGGTCGGCGGCAAGGTGCCCGACGAGGCGACCAAGGCCGCCGTGCTGCAGAAGCTGCGCGACACCTACGGCGCGGCGAACGTGGTCGACCAGATCGAGGTCGGCGACGTCGCGACACCGCCGAACTGGAGCGCGAACGTGCAGAAGCTGCTCGGCGCGCAGCTCAAGCAGATCAGCAAGGGCCAGCTGAAGATCAACGGCACGCAGATCGAGATGAAGGGCGAGGTGCACAACGAGGCGCAGCGCCAGCAGCTCGCGAGCGACATGGCGAACACGCTGAACCCGACGTACACGATCAGGAACGGGCTGCGCGTGTCGGCGTCCGAGCAGGGCCTGCTCGACCAGACGCTCGCGAACCGCACGATCGAGTTCGAGACGGGCAGCGCGACGCTGACGCCGCAAGGCAGGCAGATTCTCGACCAGATGGCGGCCGCGCTGTCGAAGATGCAGAACCGCACGGTCGACATCATCGGCCACACCGACAACTCGGGGAACCGAACGTCGAACATCGCGCTGAGCCAGGCGCGCGCGGACGCGGTGAAGGGCTACCTGATCACGAAGAGCATCCCGCCGCAGCAAATGACGACGACGGGTGTCGGACCGGATCAGCCGATCGCGCCGAACGACACGGCCGACGGGCGGGCCCGCAACCGGCGCATCGAGTTCCGGGTCGGGCAGTAA